Within the Desulfovibrio sp. X2 genome, the region GTAGGCCATGTTGCGCAGGGCGGCCAGGAGGTCGCCCGGCTTGGCGCCGCGGGGACAGAGGTCGGAGCAGTTGCCGCAGTTGTGGCACAGCCAGATGTCTATGTCATTGACCAGCTTGTCCTTGAGGCCCCACTGCGCCCAGATCATCTCCTTCCGCGGATAGGGATTCTCGGCGGGAGAGATGGGGCAGGCGACCGAGCACGTGGCGCACTGGTAGCAGCGCTTCAGCGTATCGCCGCCCACCTGCTGCAGGTCCTTGACGAACTGCAGGTCGGGTTGGATGCGGACCGGGTTCGACATGTGATCGTCCTCCCTTCTGACCTAGTAACCCTTGAAGGGGTTGGGGCCGAGCTTCAAGATGTAGTTCATGAACTCGTCGATGATCAGCGGCACCTGATCGTACTCGTCGATGGCGACCTGCTTCTGCACGACGCGCTCGGGCTCGACGCCCAGACGGTTCAGCGATTCGGCCACGTTGACCATGCGGCGGCTGCACAGCTCCGAGCCCTTGACGAAGTGGCACTGGTAGTCCTCTCCGTACTTGCAGCCCAGCAGAAGCACGCCGTCCGTGCCCTTGGACATGGCGTCGGCGATCCAGATGGTGTTCACCGAGCCCAGGCAGCGCACCGGCACGATGCGCACGTACGGGCTCCAGCGGCTGCCGCGCATGGCCGCGATGTCCAGCGCCGGGTAGGCGTCGTTCTCGCAGGCCAGGATGATGGCGCGGGGGCCGCCCTCGTCGATCTTGGGCGGGATCTCCACGCTCTTGATCATGGTGCCGATCATGTCGACGTTGTAGTTGTCGAAGCTGATGACGCGCTCCGGGCAGGCGCCCATGCAGGTGCCGCAGCGGCGGCAGCGCGTCGGGTTCGGCATCGGCGTTCCCTTGGGATCGTCGTCCAGCGCGCCGAAGGGACATTCCTCCGTGCAGCGCTTGCACTGGGTGCAGCGCACGAAGTTGAACTTCGGGTAGGACTTGTCGCCCGAGCGCGGGTGCACCGACACGCCGCGGTTCAGCGAGCTGATGCACTGGATGGCCTTGAGCACGGCGCCGTTGGCGTCCTCGCGGGACATTGCCATGCTCATGGGCTGGCGCACGCAGCCTGCGGCGTACACGCCGGTGCGGCGCGTCTCGTAGGGGAAGCAGATGTAGTTCGAGTCGGCGAAGCCGCTGAACAGCTCCAGGTCCGGGAAGGCCGGGCCCTGGCGGTAGGCGAAGTTGACCACCGGGCCGTGCGCCGTGGTCGGGACCATGCCCGTGGGCAGCACGACCATGTCGACGGCCAGCTCGACGGACTCGCCGAGCAGGGTGTCCTGGGCGAGCACGACCAGGCCCGAGCCCTCCTCGCGGATGCCCGTGATGCGGCCCTTGGTCAGCATGACGCCGGGCTTGTCCTGGGCGGCCTTGTAGTAGCGCTCGTTGATGCCCGGGACCATCATGTGGTCGTAGAAGACGTAGCCCATGGCGTCCGGTGCGGAGTCGGCCACGTAGCCGGCCTGCTTGAGCGCCACCAGGGAGTTGAGCTCCGAGCTGAAGGCCAGGTGCTTGCAGGACTCGAGGTCCTTGAAGACCACGGTCTTCTCCTCGCCCTCGGCCTTCTCCTCCTTGGGAGCGTCCTTGGCGGCTTCGGCCGCGGCCAGATCGGCCTCGGCCTGGGCGGCCTCGGCGGCGAGCCCCTGCTCCATGCACACGCCGATGTCGGCGATGAAGGCCACGCGCTTGGCCTTGAGGCCGTCCTTGGCGAGCTTCTCGAACTCGCGCGTGGTGACGATGTTCTTGAGCTTCCCGTAGCCCAGCGGCTCGAGGTACTTGCCGTCCTGCGGGTCGAAGCCCGTGGCCAGCACGACCGAGCCCACGGCCACGTTCTCGCCGCCGATGGTCGCCTGGTACATGCCCGGGGCGCCTTCGAGCTTCTCGAGCGTCTTGCCGAGGTAGACCTTGACCTTGGGGTTGGACTGCACGGCCTGCGCCAGGGCGGCGATGCCGGTGTCCTCGGTCTGGGTCCAGGGGGCGGAGAGCGGGAAGGACTTGAAGAGGTTCAGCGCCTTGCCGCCGAGCTGGTCGCTCTTCTCCACGAGCACCACGTCGAAGCCCGCGGTGGTCGCGGCCTGGGCGGCGTTGAGGCCGGTCCAGCCGCCGCCGAGCACCAGGATGGTCTTCACGCCTTCCGGGATCTCCGGGGCGGGCGCGGCCATCTTGGTCAGCTTGAGGACGCCCATCTTCAGGTAGTCCTCGACCATCAGGCGCAGTTCCTCGGGCACGGCGTCGCCGGCCTTGGGCACGGAGCCGTCCGGGTTCTTGTAGGCCTTGGCCACGAACTCGCGCAGGTTCACGCGGTCGACCAGGGCGTCGCCGGTGAAGCTGAAGAGGTCCGAGTCATAGCGGGGCGAGGTGCCGCAGATGCACACCGCGTCCACGTCGCCCGCGTCGATGTCGGCCTGGATGAGCTTCTGGCCGTCCACCGAGCTCAGGCGCGGGTGGCTCCTGACCACCGAAACCTCTTTGCTGAAACGATTCTTGACGAATTCGACCAGCGGCTCGGCGGAGAGGACCGAGCCGAGGCAGGATTCGTCGATGTAGACACCGATCTTCTCGGGCATGTCGGGTTACCTCCCTCTCACCGTTTGAATCGCTTTCAGGGCGGCGCCGGTCGCGGACTGGGCCGACTTCATCACGTCGAGGGGCAGCTTGGCGCAGCCCGCGGCGAAGATGCCCTTCTCCTCGCCGTTGACGAGGAAACCGTCCTGGTCGACTTCGACGCCCTTGGGCAGGGGGGCGCCCGCGAGCGTGGGCTGCATGCCCGTGGCCAGGACGACCATGTCGAAGACGTCCTCGCCCTTGAGTCCGGTGACCGCGTCCTCGACCGTGACCTTGACGTTGCCGCCCGAGGCCTCGATCTTGGCGACCTTGCCCTTCACGGTCTTGATCTTCTCGTCCGCCAGGATGCGCTGCTTGAAGTTCTCGTAGCGGCCAGGCGTGCGCAGGTCGATGTAGTAGATGACCACGTCGGTCTCGGGCATCTGCTCGCGGATGTAGGCGGCCTGCTTCAGCGAGGCCATGCAGCAGATGTAGGAGCAGTAGTTCAGGTGGTTCTCGTCGCGCGAGCCGGCGCACTGCACGAAGGCCACGCGCTTGGGCGCGGCGCCGTCCGTGGGACGCACGATCCTGCCCTTGGTCGGGCCGCTCGGCGCGGCCAGGCGCTCGAGCTGCATGTTCGAGACCACGTTGGGAACCATGCCCGCCCCGAGGTTGGTCAGGTTGGTCATGTCGTAGGGCTTCCATCCGGTGGCGTAGATGATGGCGCCCACGTTCAGGGTGATGCTCTTCTCCTGCTCCGCGAGGTCGATGGCCTCGTTGGCGGCGAGCGCCTTGGCCTCGTTCTCGGTCAGGTTCGCCTTGTCCAGCACGTAGCGGTGCGGGAAGGCGAAGGGCATGTCCATGTACAGCGCCTTGCGCGTGCCCATGCCCAGCTCGAACTCGCTCGGCACGCTCGCGGACAGGGCCGCGGCGTCGCCAGACAGATCCGCCGCGCCGGGACCGACGTGGCGGGGCTTGATGCTGACCGAGACCTCGTAGTTGCCGGGGCCGCCGGAGACGCCGGTGACCTCGGCCATGGTCAGGACCTTGACCAGGGGATTGTTCTTGACCCGCTGGAACTGGATCTCAAGGCCGCAGGAAGGGGGGCACAGCTTCGGGAAATATTTGTTCAGCTGCGCCACGCGGCCTCCCAAGAAGGGATTCTTCTCGACAATGAAGACCTCGTGGCCGACTTCGGCGGCTTCGAGGGCGGCCGTAAGACCGCTGAAACCGCCTCCGACAACCAGGATGCTCGTATTCGCCATGTGCACTCCTCCCTCAACGGATTTCGGGCTCGCTCATATGGCCTGAGAACAAAACGCGATCCGGACTCTACGAGCCCGCCCGCTCACGGCTTGATCTCATGCCATATGCTGAGGCGCCGTGCAAAAGGAAATGGGGCCGCAGGCCTAAGCCTGCGGCCCCGATGAGACTACGGATGCATGGGATCCGGGATGACCTGCCAGTACGCACGCTTGAAGAGCTTGGTCTCGCCCTTCTCGGGGTCGTACTTGGAGTTGACGAAGCACTTCCACTTGGAATCGTCCAGGCCCATGAAGTCACCACGGTAGTAGAAGCCGGGGTAACGGGACTCCTGACGGAAGTGGATGTGCTGCATGTGCAGGCGCACGGTCCAGAGGCGGTGGAACTGCTCCCAGCAGCGCATGAGCTCGTGCAGGTCGCGGGCAGCCAGCTTACGGGAGTCTTCCTCGAGCATCTCGAGGAGCTTGAAGCCGGTCTCGAGCAGGGACTGCGAGGTCACGTACATCGTGCCCACGCCGCCGCCGTACTCGTCCGTGGCCTTGACGAGGCGCATCATGAAGTTCTTGGGAGAGATGTAGTTCGGGTTGACGACCGGGTCGGTGGACACGGACACGCCAGCCTTGAAGTTCTCGACCGGCTGGTAGATCTCCTTGGCGAGATCGGCAGCGGACTGCTTCAGGGCAGGCTTGAAGTCCTTGTGGTTCACGCACCAGCGCACCAGCTGCTTGCCGACGATGCGGCCTTCAACGTGGGAGCCGGAGGAGAACTTGTGGCCGGAGGCGCCCACGCCGTCAGCGCAGGTGAACAGGCCGTTGACCGTGGTCATGCGGTTGTAGATCTTGCCGTCGTCGGCCTTGATCTTGTAGTCCTCGGGAACCCAGGACTCGTCCGGGCCGGAGACCCAGATGCCGCAGCAGCCGGAGTGCGAACCGAGCAGGTACGGCTCGGTGGGCATGATCTCGGAACCGCGGTTCTCGGGCTCGATGTTCTGGCAGGCCCAGAGGTTGGCCTGGCCGACGCACATGTCGAGGAAGTCTTCCCACGCCTCGGACTCGAGGTGCTTCTGCTGCTCGGGGGAGAGCTTCTGGAAGGTGGTCTGCAGCGCGGTCTTGGTGTCCATGTAGATGGGACCACGACCCTCGCGCATCTCACGCAGCATCATGTGGTTACGCAGGCAGGTCGGGATGATGTGACCCTTGGCGTAGCCGCGCTCCTCGTAGGGCTTCAGCATGGCCGCGTTCGTGGCGCAGTAGTCCTCGCCCTTGGAGTTGGTCGCCTTGGCCTTGAAGAGCAGGAACCAGGCGCCGACCGGGCCGTAACCGTCCTTGAAGCGGGCGGGCACGAAGCGGTTTTCCATCATGGTCATCTCGGCGCCGACCTGGGCACACATGGTGTAGGTCGAACCGGCGTTCCACACGGGGTACCAGGCGCGGCCCATGCCCTCACCGGTGGAGCGGGGACGGTACACGTTCACCGCGCCGCCGCAGGCCACGAGCATGGCGTTGGTCTTGAAGACGTAGACCTTGTTCTCACGGGTGGAGAAGCCGACGGCGCCCGCGATGCGGTTGGGCGTGTTGGCGTCCAGGAGCAGCTTCACGATGAAGACGCGCTCCATGTAACGCTCCTGGCCCAGGGCGTTCTTCGCGGCCTCGGCCACGATGCACTTGTAGGACTCACCGTTGATCATGATCTGCCAACGGCCGGAGCGGACCGGGTCGTCGCCGGCACGCAGGGACTTGCCGGCCTTCTTGGCCTGGGCGCCGTCCAGGTTGTGATCGCCGTCCTTGATCCAGCAGGGCAGGCCCCACTCCTCGAAGAGGTGGACGGAGTCGTCGACGTGACGGCCGAGGTCGAAGATCAGGTCTTCGCGGACGATGCCCATGAGGTCGGTGCGGATCATGCGCACGTAGTCGTCGGGATCGTTCTTGCCGAGGTAGGTGTTGATGGCGGACAGGCCCTGGGCCACGGCGCCGGAGCGCTCGAGGGCGGCCTTGTCGACCAGCTGGATCTTCAGATCGGGGGCGTACTTGTCGGCCCAGCGGACGACCTCGTAGGCCGCGCCGCAGCAGCCCATGCCGCCACCGACCATGAGGATGTCGACGTCCTTCTCGATGATCTCCGGAGCGGCAACGGGCACGCCCTGCGAAGGAATTTTAACAGGAATCTTGGGCATGGTGATATCTCCTCTGAAATGTGTTCGTTTCGGTTTCTCAGGGAAACACTAACCGCGAGGGCGAAGCCTAGCGGTTGCCGCCTTCGCAGGGCAGGTCGAACCAGCACTGGTCCATGCCGGCGTCGGCGATCTCGAACTTCTTGTTGAGGACTTCCTTGGGGGCCTTGAGAGCGGTCTCGGTGAAGAGCAGCTCGTTCTCGAGGTCGCCCGCCTCGGGCTTGCCATCGTAGGGCTTGATGGAGCCTTCAGGCGTGGTGCGGATGGGGAACTTGAAGCGCTTCACGTTGCCGTTGCGGAACTTGACGGTCCACATGATGTCTTCGGCGCCGCGCATCGGGATCGAGGTGCCGCCCATGGGCGCGAAGTCGGCGTAGGGGCGGGCGCTGATGGCGCCCTGCGGGCAGATCTTCACGCAGGAGTAGCACTCCCAGCAAGCCTCGGGCTCCTGGTTGAACGCCCTCATCTCCTCAGGATCCAGGATCATCAGGTCGTTCGGGCAGATGTACATGCAGGCGGTCTTTTCGCCGCCTTTGCAGCCATCGCACTTGCTCGGGTCGACAAAGGTGGGCATAACGCAACCTCCTAACCAGTGGATTTAAGGGTTTCCAGATACCGTTATAAAAAAAAGCAGGGCGATCGACGTCCGATCTTCCCCGCTTTTCAGCCGCGCATGCGCCCCGCCATCCAGACGGCAGACTGCATACAGTCACAGAATGCGGTGCTATTGAGGCGGTTCATGCGTTGCGTCCCTCGTTGCGAAAAGCAGAATGTCTGCCGGTCGTTGAGCTTGTGCATGTTTTAACAAGCCTTCAACCCGTCGTCAACCTGGAAGTGAATTTTGTTACAAGCCACCTTCCGGCTGCAGCCCCGAGAGGGTTGACCTTGCTCACTTTTTTCAGCACGGGTAGGTCGGAATCCCGCCCCACACTTCTCGGTCCGAGAGCGAAAACGTCAATCTTCACAAGGAGGTGAACACTTCCCCCGTCTCTTTGGGCAAACGCAAATGTATCCCCTCGTGCCTTAAAACGCAAGGCCCTGGCGGTAGATTTTGACGTCTTTTTCACAAGCCGAACGCTTCCGAAAAACTGCTATTATTGCGCTAGGTTGACTAGACAATCCAACCCCACGGCAGTGTAACGAAAACGCAAAAAAAGGGTGCGCCCTTGCGGACGCACCCCTCTTCACAAGCGCTAGTTCCTTTTGGGAACAAGACTACTTCATGGTGGCGCCGGAGGCGGCCTTCTGCATCTTGACCTCGACCTTCTCGGTCAGGCCGGCGTAGTAGCCGCGCAGGATCTCGAGGACCTCTTCGCGACCGAAGTGATCCACGACCGGCTGTCCCTCGGACAGGGCCTTGCGCAGCTTGGTGCCGGAGAGGATGACGCGGTCTTCCTTGGTGTGCGGGCAGGTGCGCATGGAGGCCATGCCGTCGCACTTGAAGCAGTAGAAGGTCCAGTCGATCTTCATCGGCTTGCAGATCAGGGCCTTGCCGGCGTCGGCGCAGCCGTCCTGGTAGGGGATCTTGTCGAAGATCTCCTGCGCCTCGAACAGGGTGTAGAAGTCACCCACGCCCGCGTGGTCGCGGCCGATCAGCATCCAGTTGATGCCATAGTTCTGGCGGAAGGTGGCGTGCAGCAGCGCCTCGCGCGGACCGGCGTAGCGCATGTCGAGCGGGTAGCCGGCGTTGATCACGTTTTCCTTCACGAAGTACTTGTCGATCAGGGTCTGGATGCACTTGATGCGCACGTCGGCCGGGATGTCGCCGGGCTTCAGGTTGCCGATGAGGGAGTGGATGACCACGCCGTCACAGACTTCCACGGCGATCTTGGCCAGGAACTCGTGGGAGCGGTGCATGGGGTTGCGCAGCTGCAGGGCGGCGACGTTGGCCCAGCCCTTGGCGTCCATCTGGGCGCGGATCTCGGCGGGGGTCAGGTAGACGCCCGGGAACTTCTCGCGGTAGTCGCCCTCGGAGAGCACCTGCACGGTGCCGGCGAGGTTGTACTTGCCCTGGCCCATGACCATCTGCACGCCCGGGTGATCGGCCAGCGCGACGTCCCAGAACTTCTTGGAGTCGTCGCCGTTGCCCTTGAAGACCATCTCGCATTCCCACTTCTTCTCGGCCTCGGAGAGCTCATACTTCTCCTCGACCTTCAGGATGGCGTAGATGGTGCCCTTCTTGCCGACCAGGGCGACTTCGTCGCCGGCCTTCACGGACTCGTCGTTGGTGTCGCAGACGACCGGCACGGGCCAGAAGGTGCCGTCGGCCAGGGTGAACTTCTCGCAGACGCTCTTCCAGTCGGCCTTCTTCATGAAGCCGTTCAGGGGCGAGAAGCCGCCGATGCCGAGCATGATGCAGTCGCCCTTCACGCGGTCGGAAATTTCGATCTTCTTGAGGCCTTCGGCCTTCTTCTTCGCGTCCTCGAGGGCCTTGCCCTTCAGCAGACACTCGACAAGGCCTTTACCACCGTGCGGAGGAACCAGTCTCGACATTGTCCAACTCCTTCTAAGTAAGGTTTTTTTGCTCTAGGCAATGAACACCGGACGATCTCGGCAAACAACTCTCCGGCGCGCGGCGCCGACCGTCTCCCTGCGGAGCCCCCCGGTTATCGTCCGAACTGGCCCTCTTTCTTGTGAAAAAACAAACAAAATGTCAACCTGCTTTTTACTTTTTGTAACAACCTGATTTCACGACACTTCAAAAACGTCCCTGCCCGGGGTCCAAACGAAAAGGCGCGCATGCCGGGCAGGATGGAAGCCTTTTTCCCCTTTTCTCCCCTTGCGGAACGGGGCATTGAGCGACTCGCGGCGAGCGAGGCGCAGGCTGTCCCGGCCCGCCCCCGCCCGGGTGCCCCTCCGCGCCCCTTGTCGCCCATGTCCGCATTCCCGCGCCCGGTCCCTGCCCTCGCGCCTGCGCAGTCTGGGTACTGAGGAAATCGGCAGGCCTCTCGGCCTCGTTCTCGTCCTCGCGCCTACGCAGGCCGGGCGGCTCGGGCGGCGACGGGGCCGGGCGCGGCACGGGGCCCGTGCGTGCCCCGCCCCGCGCGGGCTCC harbors:
- a CDS encoding CoB--CoM heterodisulfide reductase iron-sulfur subunit A family protein → MANTSILVVGGGFSGLTAALEAAEVGHEVFIVEKNPFLGGRVAQLNKYFPKLCPPSCGLEIQFQRVKNNPLVKVLTMAEVTGVSGGPGNYEVSVSIKPRHVGPGAADLSGDAAALSASVPSEFELGMGTRKALYMDMPFAFPHRYVLDKANLTENEAKALAANEAIDLAEQEKSITLNVGAIIYATGWKPYDMTNLTNLGAGMVPNVVSNMQLERLAAPSGPTKGRIVRPTDGAAPKRVAFVQCAGSRDENHLNYCSYICCMASLKQAAYIREQMPETDVVIYYIDLRTPGRYENFKQRILADEKIKTVKGKVAKIEASGGNVKVTVEDAVTGLKGEDVFDMVVLATGMQPTLAGAPLPKGVEVDQDGFLVNGEEKGIFAAGCAKLPLDVMKSAQSATGAALKAIQTVRGR
- the sat gene encoding sulfate adenylyltransferase, with translation MSRLVPPHGGKGLVECLLKGKALEDAKKKAEGLKKIEISDRVKGDCIMLGIGGFSPLNGFMKKADWKSVCEKFTLADGTFWPVPVVCDTNDESVKAGDEVALVGKKGTIYAILKVEEKYELSEAEKKWECEMVFKGNGDDSKKFWDVALADHPGVQMVMGQGKYNLAGTVQVLSEGDYREKFPGVYLTPAEIRAQMDAKGWANVAALQLRNPMHRSHEFLAKIAVEVCDGVVIHSLIGNLKPGDIPADVRIKCIQTLIDKYFVKENVINAGYPLDMRYAGPREALLHATFRQNYGINWMLIGRDHAGVGDFYTLFEAQEIFDKIPYQDGCADAGKALICKPMKIDWTFYCFKCDGMASMRTCPHTKEDRVILSGTKLRKALSEGQPVVDHFGREEVLEILRGYYAGLTEKVEVKMQKAASGATMK
- the aprA gene encoding adenylyl-sulfate reductase subunit alpha yields the protein MPKIPVKIPSQGVPVAAPEIIEKDVDILMVGGGMGCCGAAYEVVRWADKYAPDLKIQLVDKAALERSGAVAQGLSAINTYLGKNDPDDYVRMIRTDLMGIVREDLIFDLGRHVDDSVHLFEEWGLPCWIKDGDHNLDGAQAKKAGKSLRAGDDPVRSGRWQIMINGESYKCIVAEAAKNALGQERYMERVFIVKLLLDANTPNRIAGAVGFSTRENKVYVFKTNAMLVACGGAVNVYRPRSTGEGMGRAWYPVWNAGSTYTMCAQVGAEMTMMENRFVPARFKDGYGPVGAWFLLFKAKATNSKGEDYCATNAAMLKPYEERGYAKGHIIPTCLRNHMMLREMREGRGPIYMDTKTALQTTFQKLSPEQQKHLESEAWEDFLDMCVGQANLWACQNIEPENRGSEIMPTEPYLLGSHSGCCGIWVSGPDESWVPEDYKIKADDGKIYNRMTTVNGLFTCADGVGASGHKFSSGSHVEGRIVGKQLVRWCVNHKDFKPALKQSAADLAKEIYQPVENFKAGVSVSTDPVVNPNYISPKNFMMRLVKATDEYGGGVGTMYVTSQSLLETGFKLLEMLEEDSRKLAARDLHELMRCWEQFHRLWTVRLHMQHIHFRQESRYPGFYYRGDFMGLDDSKWKCFVNSKYDPEKGETKLFKRAYWQVIPDPMHP
- a CDS encoding hydrogenase iron-sulfur subunit — encoded protein: MPEKIGVYIDESCLGSVLSAEPLVEFVKNRFSKEVSVVRSHPRLSSVDGQKLIQADIDAGDVDAVCICGTSPRYDSDLFSFTGDALVDRVNLREFVAKAYKNPDGSVPKAGDAVPEELRLMVEDYLKMGVLKLTKMAAPAPEIPEGVKTILVLGGGWTGLNAAQAATTAGFDVVLVEKSDQLGGKALNLFKSFPLSAPWTQTEDTGIAALAQAVQSNPKVKVYLGKTLEKLEGAPGMYQATIGGENVAVGSVVLATGFDPQDGKYLEPLGYGKLKNIVTTREFEKLAKDGLKAKRVAFIADIGVCMEQGLAAEAAQAEADLAAAEAAKDAPKEEKAEGEEKTVVFKDLESCKHLAFSSELNSLVALKQAGYVADSAPDAMGYVFYDHMMVPGINERYYKAAQDKPGVMLTKGRITGIREEGSGLVVLAQDTLLGESVELAVDMVVLPTGMVPTTAHGPVVNFAYRQGPAFPDLELFSGFADSNYICFPYETRRTGVYAAGCVRQPMSMAMSREDANGAVLKAIQCISSLNRGVSVHPRSGDKSYPKFNFVRCTQCKRCTEECPFGALDDDPKGTPMPNPTRCRRCGTCMGACPERVISFDNYNVDMIGTMIKSVEIPPKIDEGGPRAIILACENDAYPALDIAAMRGSRWSPYVRIVPVRCLGSVNTIWIADAMSKGTDGVLLLGCKYGEDYQCHFVKGSELCSRRMVNVAESLNRLGVEPERVVQKQVAIDEYDQVPLIIDEFMNYILKLGPNPFKGY
- the aprB gene encoding adenylyl-sulfate reductase subunit beta: MPTFVDPSKCDGCKGGEKTACMYICPNDLMILDPEEMRAFNQEPEACWECYSCVKICPQGAISARPYADFAPMGGTSIPMRGAEDIMWTVKFRNGNVKRFKFPIRTTPEGSIKPYDGKPEAGDLENELLFTETALKAPKEVLNKKFEIADAGMDQCWFDLPCEGGNR